In a genomic window of Xylophilus rhododendri:
- a CDS encoding beta strand repeat-containing protein — MSSSRVHAPSSFLLLPLAMALASVFGAAGAHAADITITGNSTAAQSVVKNQTLTVQSGATLTVGAGANAATVTGNGATITNLGTMSTTGTTAMGNQSGRIVRDNTGVTGLTVNNGSATNASAVMQTADNDVIQMNKASASVTLNNWGSMISSNASGGGAQVVDFNAITSGANIVNNYGSMRATEADAVRTGVNGVVNNFGTIESTTTTGSSSDGVDMQSNSGALINNSGSIVGGRHGITGGAANATSVFSATVNNSFNSVIRGSNGSGINIDGFNAKEMVYVTNAGTISGNGITGDGDGVDVDGLVTVVNTGTIQSLNAFSAAGSGLAFSEGMSVGGGSITNSGVIRGLVAAGNTNALGIGITLTGNDITTGINAGKRDGIYGNALVVNQSGGLIQGQNSSAIVAKGLASGYTVTINNAAGATIRGGGSSDAAIQTGLDRTVISNSGLIDGSSSGKAISMGSGGNSLTVSGGSASILGNIDGGAGGRNTMTLDIGSGNRFAYAGSIANFDTVTVASGTTTLSGQSSYTGTTVLSSGGVLQLASANTLSSASSLDLEGGTLVLSGAGSNQTFASLSLGRSSSIDLGTSSLTFASLGTIASTATLSIVGQSADGTPLYAFRLLGDYSGNTAFATLLANTTIDGLKTSLRFDGTYTTVSAVPEPASLAMLLGGLGLVGFIGRRRGAFGRA; from the coding sequence TCTCGCGTCCACGCCCCGTCTTCCTTCCTTCTGCTGCCGCTGGCCATGGCCCTGGCCTCGGTGTTCGGTGCCGCCGGCGCCCACGCCGCCGACATCACGATCACCGGCAACAGCACGGCCGCGCAGTCGGTGGTCAAGAACCAGACCCTCACGGTGCAGTCCGGCGCCACGCTCACGGTAGGCGCCGGCGCCAACGCCGCCACCGTCACCGGCAATGGCGCGACCATCACCAACCTGGGCACCATGAGCACCACCGGCACCACCGCCATGGGCAACCAGAGCGGCCGCATCGTGCGCGACAACACCGGCGTCACCGGGCTGACGGTCAACAACGGCAGCGCGACCAATGCGAGCGCCGTGATGCAGACCGCCGACAACGACGTCATCCAGATGAACAAGGCCAGCGCCAGCGTCACGCTGAACAACTGGGGCTCGATGATCTCGTCGAATGCTTCCGGCGGCGGCGCGCAGGTGGTCGACTTCAACGCCATCACCTCCGGCGCCAACATCGTCAACAACTACGGCAGCATGCGCGCCACCGAAGCGGACGCGGTGCGCACCGGCGTCAACGGCGTGGTCAACAACTTCGGCACCATCGAATCGACCACCACCACCGGCAGCAGCAGCGACGGGGTGGACATGCAGAGCAACTCCGGCGCGCTCATCAACAACTCCGGCAGCATCGTGGGTGGCCGCCACGGCATCACCGGCGGCGCGGCCAACGCCACCAGCGTCTTCAGCGCCACCGTCAACAACAGCTTCAACAGCGTGATCCGCGGCTCCAACGGCTCGGGCATCAACATCGACGGCTTCAACGCCAAGGAGATGGTCTACGTCACCAACGCCGGCACCATCAGCGGCAACGGCATCACCGGCGATGGCGACGGGGTGGATGTGGACGGCCTGGTCACGGTGGTCAACACCGGCACCATCCAGTCGCTCAACGCCTTCAGCGCGGCCGGCAGCGGCCTGGCCTTCAGCGAGGGCATGAGCGTGGGCGGCGGCAGCATCACCAACTCCGGCGTCATCCGGGGCCTGGTGGCGGCCGGCAACACCAATGCGCTGGGCATCGGCATCACCCTGACCGGCAACGACATCACCACCGGCATCAACGCCGGCAAGCGCGACGGCATCTACGGCAACGCGCTGGTCGTCAACCAGTCCGGCGGCCTGATCCAGGGCCAGAACAGCTCGGCCATCGTCGCCAAGGGCCTGGCCAGCGGCTACACGGTCACCATCAACAACGCGGCCGGCGCCACCATCCGCGGCGGCGGCAGCAGCGACGCGGCCATCCAGACCGGCCTGGACCGGACCGTCATCTCCAACAGCGGCCTGATCGACGGCTCCAGCAGCGGCAAGGCCATCAGCATGGGCAGCGGCGGCAACTCGCTCACCGTGAGCGGCGGCTCGGCCAGCATCCTGGGCAATATCGACGGCGGCGCCGGCGGCCGCAACACCATGACGCTGGACATCGGCAGCGGCAACCGCTTCGCCTACGCCGGCTCGATCGCCAACTTCGACACGGTCACGGTGGCCAGCGGCACCACCACGCTGTCCGGCCAGAGCAGCTACACCGGCACCACGGTGCTGAGCAGCGGCGGCGTGCTGCAGCTGGCCTCGGCCAACACGCTGTCCTCGGCCAGCAGCCTGGACCTCGAAGGCGGCACCCTGGTGCTGTCCGGCGCCGGCTCCAACCAGACCTTCGCCAGCCTGAGCCTGGGCCGCAGTTCGAGCATCGACCTGGGCACTTCCTCGCTCACCTTCGCCTCGCTCGGCACCATCGCCTCCACCGCCACGCTGAGCATCGTCGGCCAGAGCGCCGACGGCACGCCGCTCTACGCCTTCCGGCTGCTGGGCGATTACAGCGGCAACACCGCCTTCGCCACGCTGCTGGCCAACACCACCATCGACGGCCTGAAGACCAGCCTGCGCTTCGACGGCACCTACACCACCGTCAGCGCCGTGCCGGAACCCGCCAGCCTGGCGATGCTGCTGGGCGGCCTGGGCCTGGTGGGGTTCATCGGACGCCGCCGCGGCGCCTTCGGCCGCGCCTGA
- the ligD gene encoding DNA ligase D, whose translation MAAPDKLDRYKAKRNFAITSEPAEGGDEGSEALSFVVQKHWASSLHYDFRLELGGVMLSWAVPKGPSYDTADKRMAVHVEDHPISYSSFEGEIPAKQYGAGKVIIWDKGTWHPIGDPEQGYRDGNLKFELHGHKLLGKWALIRIKNRQSSKQEAWLLIKEKDGYMKPAAEFSVVDEYPDSVASLPAPTSAAASPKPAPAAAEAPKAELPAKLSPQLATLVEGPPRDPENWVYEIKFDGYRLLARVDGKSIQLFTRNGNDWTKKLASLHATLKKMKLLRGWYDGEIVVLNDKGVPDFGALQNAFDAESTADIVFFVFDAPYLDGRDLRGLPLDSRREQLQQVLAERPSEQVRFSDVFDAPPQSIVASACQIGLEGVIAKRRDSVYRSSRSADWIKLKCSHRQEFVIAGWTDPKGSRSGIGALVLGVHDEDGKLVYAGNVGTGFNSRSLEEIRARLDEVPATKSPFAAKVAMVGKPHWVEPVLVAEVTFGEWTSSGHIRHSVFHGLRTDKPASEIVREKAASAPKKTKAKAQPVARPAEASHALSTRLRVTNPERVIDTSTGITKVELVRYYALVGELMMEHLHDRPVSLVRAPAGVGGQLFFQKHAETEKLPGIRQLDPALYASHPPMLEVESPQGLLSAAQWNVVEFHTLNTVASSFEFPDRLVFDLDPGEGVAWSEVKKGAELMHVFLEQLGLPGFLKTSGGKGLHVVVPIKRQHDWDSAKGFAQAVVQHMAQTLPQLFVAKSGPKNRVGKIFIDYLRNGLGATTACAWSARARPGLGISVPVGWDELGKLKGGDHWTIRSAQTRLDKGNEPWAGYAKATKALTKAMKLIGYQA comes from the coding sequence ATGGCTGCGCCGGACAAACTCGACCGCTACAAGGCCAAACGCAACTTCGCCATCACCAGCGAGCCGGCCGAGGGCGGCGACGAGGGGAGCGAGGCGCTGAGCTTCGTCGTGCAGAAGCACTGGGCCAGCAGCCTGCACTACGACTTCCGCCTGGAGCTCGGCGGCGTGATGCTGAGCTGGGCCGTGCCCAAGGGCCCGAGCTACGACACGGCCGACAAACGCATGGCGGTGCATGTGGAGGACCACCCCATCTCGTATTCCTCCTTCGAGGGCGAGATACCGGCGAAGCAGTACGGTGCGGGCAAGGTCATCATCTGGGACAAGGGCACCTGGCATCCCATCGGCGACCCGGAGCAGGGCTATCGCGACGGCAACCTCAAGTTCGAACTGCACGGCCACAAGCTGCTGGGCAAATGGGCGCTGATCCGCATCAAGAACCGGCAGTCCAGCAAGCAGGAAGCCTGGCTGCTGATCAAGGAGAAGGACGGCTACATGAAGCCGGCGGCCGAGTTCAGCGTGGTGGACGAGTACCCGGACAGCGTGGCCAGCCTGCCCGCGCCGACGAGCGCCGCCGCCAGCCCCAAGCCTGCGCCGGCAGCAGCTGAAGCGCCCAAGGCCGAGCTGCCCGCCAAACTCTCGCCCCAGCTCGCCACCCTGGTGGAAGGCCCGCCGCGCGATCCGGAGAACTGGGTCTACGAGATCAAGTTCGACGGCTACCGCCTGCTGGCCCGGGTGGATGGCAAGTCCATCCAGCTCTTCACCCGCAACGGCAACGACTGGACAAAGAAGCTCGCCTCCCTGCACGCCACGCTCAAGAAGATGAAGCTGCTGCGCGGCTGGTATGACGGGGAGATCGTGGTGCTCAACGACAAGGGCGTGCCCGACTTCGGCGCGCTGCAGAACGCCTTCGACGCGGAATCGACCGCGGACATCGTCTTCTTCGTCTTCGACGCCCCCTACCTCGACGGCCGCGACCTGCGTGGCCTGCCGCTGGATAGCCGGCGCGAGCAGCTGCAGCAGGTGCTGGCGGAGCGGCCATCGGAGCAGGTGCGTTTCAGCGATGTGTTCGACGCCCCGCCTCAGAGCATCGTCGCCTCGGCCTGCCAGATCGGGCTGGAGGGCGTGATCGCCAAGCGCCGCGACTCGGTCTACCGCTCCTCGCGTTCGGCCGACTGGATCAAACTCAAATGCAGCCACCGGCAGGAGTTCGTGATCGCCGGCTGGACCGATCCCAAGGGCTCGCGCAGCGGCATCGGCGCGCTGGTGCTGGGAGTGCATGACGAGGACGGCAAGCTGGTCTATGCGGGTAATGTCGGCACCGGCTTCAACAGCCGTTCGCTCGAAGAGATCCGCGCGCGGCTCGATGAGGTGCCGGCCACCAAGTCGCCCTTCGCGGCCAAGGTCGCGATGGTCGGCAAGCCGCACTGGGTGGAGCCGGTGCTGGTCGCGGAGGTGACCTTCGGCGAGTGGACCTCCAGCGGCCATATCCGGCATTCGGTCTTCCACGGCCTGAGGACGGACAAGCCGGCCAGCGAGATCGTGCGCGAGAAGGCGGCCAGCGCGCCCAAGAAAACCAAGGCCAAGGCCCAACCCGTGGCGCGGCCGGCCGAGGCATCCCATGCGCTGTCCACCCGCCTGCGGGTGACCAACCCCGAGCGGGTGATAGACACCAGCACCGGCATCACCAAGGTGGAGCTGGTGCGCTACTACGCCCTGGTCGGCGAACTGATGATGGAGCACCTGCACGACCGGCCGGTCTCGCTGGTGCGGGCGCCGGCGGGTGTCGGCGGCCAGCTCTTCTTCCAGAAGCATGCCGAGACCGAGAAGCTGCCCGGCATCCGCCAGCTCGATCCGGCGCTCTACGCCAGCCATCCGCCGATGCTGGAGGTGGAGAGCCCGCAGGGCCTGCTGTCGGCCGCGCAGTGGAACGTGGTGGAGTTCCACACCCTCAACACCGTGGCGAGCAGCTTCGAGTTTCCCGACCGGCTGGTGTTCGACCTGGACCCGGGCGAGGGCGTGGCCTGGTCCGAGGTGAAGAAGGGCGCGGAGCTGATGCATGTGTTCCTGGAGCAGCTCGGCCTGCCGGGCTTTCTGAAGACCAGCGGCGGAAAGGGCCTGCATGTCGTCGTGCCGATCAAGCGCCAGCACGACTGGGACAGCGCCAAGGGCTTCGCGCAGGCGGTGGTGCAGCACATGGCCCAGACCCTGCCGCAGCTCTTCGTGGCCAAGAGCGGGCCGAAGAACCGGGTCGGCAAGATCTTCATCGACTACCTGCGCAACGGCCTGGGCGCGACCACCGCCTGCGCCTGGTCGGCGCGGGCACGGCCGGGGCTGGGCATCTCGGTGCCGGTGGGCTGGGACGAGCTGGGCAAACTCAAGGGCGGCGACCACTGGACCATCCGCAGCGCGCAGACACGGCTGGACAAGGGCAACGAACCCTGGGCCGGTTATGCCAAGGCGACCAAGGCGCTGACCAAGGCGATGAAGCTGATCGGCTACCAGGCCTAG
- the ku gene encoding non-homologous end joining protein Ku, whose protein sequence is MATGSRTLWKGAITFGLVHIPVGLHTASVEQGVDFDWLDKRSMDPVGYKRINKKTGKEIDKDDIVKGVQYAEGKYVLISPEEIEKVFPRTTQTIAIDRFIDATDIPFVFLERPYYVAPVNKSDKVYALLRETLVKTNKIGLAKVVISTKQHLAALVPSGPALVLNLLRWGDEVKTLDTLSLPPEGSKAGFSAAEMKMATQLVKEMTGKWDPEDFKDEFRAQVMKLVDQKVKAGKTETVLQPEEDEPEGGGEVIDLTALLQRSLKGGAKAAAKKAPARKASPRSVVQKKKAA, encoded by the coding sequence ATGGCAACTGGCAGTCGTACCCTCTGGAAAGGTGCCATCACCTTCGGCCTGGTCCATATCCCCGTCGGCCTGCACACCGCTTCGGTGGAGCAGGGCGTGGACTTCGACTGGCTGGACAAACGCAGCATGGACCCGGTCGGCTACAAACGCATCAACAAGAAGACCGGCAAGGAGATCGACAAGGACGACATCGTCAAGGGCGTTCAATACGCCGAGGGCAAGTACGTGCTGATCTCGCCGGAGGAGATCGAGAAGGTCTTCCCGCGCACCACCCAGACCATCGCCATAGACCGCTTCATCGACGCCACCGACATCCCCTTCGTCTTCCTGGAGCGGCCCTATTACGTGGCGCCGGTCAACAAGAGCGACAAGGTCTACGCCCTGCTGCGCGAGACCTTGGTCAAGACCAACAAGATCGGCCTGGCCAAGGTGGTCATCTCCACCAAACAGCACCTGGCCGCGCTGGTGCCGTCCGGCCCGGCGCTGGTGCTCAACCTGCTGCGCTGGGGCGACGAGGTCAAGACGCTGGACACGCTGAGCCTGCCGCCCGAAGGCAGCAAGGCCGGCTTCAGCGCGGCCGAGATGAAGATGGCCACCCAGCTCGTCAAGGAGATGACGGGCAAGTGGGATCCGGAAGACTTCAAGGACGAATTCCGCGCCCAGGTCATGAAGCTGGTGGACCAGAAGGTCAAGGCCGGCAAGACCGAGACGGTGCTGCAGCCGGAGGAGGACGAACCGGAAGGCGGCGGCGAGGTGATCGACCTGACGGCGCTGCTGCAGCGCAGTTTGAAGGGCGGCGCCAAGGCGGCCGCGAAGAAGGCGCCGGCCAGGAAGGCTTCGCCCCGGTCGGTGGTCCAGAAGAAGAAGGCGGCTTGA
- a CDS encoding LysR family transcriptional regulator: MQADLGDLHAFVAVVRAKGFRGAARQNGQSASAVSEAVRRLETQLGVRLLNRTTRSVLPTEAGQRLLERLAPALGEVEAALDVVNAFRDRPAGTLRLNVPVSAVRLVLPAIVPGFLAAYPDIVLDIIAEDSFVDVLAAGCDAGIRYDERLEQDMIAVPIGPRLQRFACAASPGYLKQFGRPKHPQELLKHRCLRMRFHSGAMPAWEFEKAGEKLQIEPVSRLIVQSGAAVDLAVEAAMAGSGLVYLFEDWLQPHFDSGALEPVLEGWWPQFSGPFLYYPGRRLLPAPLQAFVDFVRTHPTTR, encoded by the coding sequence ATGCAAGCTGACCTCGGTGACCTCCATGCCTTTGTCGCCGTGGTGCGCGCCAAGGGCTTTCGCGGCGCGGCGCGGCAGAACGGGCAGAGCGCCTCGGCCGTCAGCGAGGCGGTGCGCCGGCTCGAAACCCAGCTCGGCGTGCGCCTGCTCAACCGCACCACCCGCAGCGTGCTGCCGACCGAGGCCGGCCAGCGCCTGCTGGAGCGCCTGGCGCCGGCCCTGGGCGAGGTGGAGGCGGCGCTGGACGTGGTCAATGCCTTTCGCGACCGGCCGGCCGGCACCCTGCGCCTGAACGTGCCGGTGAGCGCCGTGCGCCTGGTGCTGCCGGCCATCGTGCCGGGCTTCCTCGCGGCCTATCCGGACATCGTGCTCGACATCATTGCCGAGGACAGCTTCGTCGATGTGCTGGCCGCTGGCTGCGACGCCGGCATCCGCTACGACGAGCGCCTGGAGCAGGACATGATCGCCGTGCCCATCGGCCCGCGCCTGCAACGCTTCGCCTGCGCCGCCTCGCCGGGCTATCTCAAGCAGTTCGGCCGGCCGAAGCATCCGCAGGAGCTGCTCAAGCACCGCTGCCTGCGCATGCGTTTCCACAGCGGCGCCATGCCGGCCTGGGAGTTCGAGAAGGCTGGCGAGAAGCTGCAGATCGAGCCGGTCTCGCGGCTCATCGTGCAGTCCGGCGCGGCGGTGGACCTGGCGGTGGAAGCGGCCATGGCCGGCTCGGGCCTCGTCTACCTGTTCGAGGACTGGCTGCAGCCGCACTTCGACAGCGGCGCGCTGGAGCCGGTGCTGGAGGGCTGGTGGCCGCAGTTCTCCGGGCCCTTCCTCTACTACCCCGGCCGGCGTCTGCTGCCGGCGCCGCTGCAGGCTTTCGTGGATTTCGTGCGGACGCATCCGACCACACGCTGA
- a CDS encoding aldo/keto reductase family oxidoreductase — MSDIQKSGSYLLAGRQVKRLGYGAMQLAGPGVFGPPKDRAAALAVLRAAVEAGVNHIDTSDFYGPHITNQLIREALHPYGQDLTLVTKVGAVRDDKGGWLPAFSAEALEKAVHDNLRNLGLDVLEVVNLRAMFDVHGPAEGSIEAPLSALARLQQRGLVRHIGLSNVTTTQIAEGQRICPIVCVQNQYNLVNRSDDALVDSLAKDGIAYVPFFPLGGFSPLQSQGLSEVATQLGATPMQVALAWLLKRSPNILLIPGTSSLGHLRENLAAGGLELSAEVMTALDGVAAGAAAH, encoded by the coding sequence ATGAGCGACATCCAGAAATCCGGCAGTTATCTCCTCGCAGGCCGCCAGGTCAAACGCCTGGGCTACGGCGCCATGCAGCTCGCCGGCCCCGGCGTGTTCGGCCCGCCCAAGGACCGCGCCGCCGCCCTGGCCGTGCTGCGTGCCGCGGTGGAAGCGGGGGTGAACCACATCGACACCAGCGACTTCTACGGCCCGCACATCACCAACCAGCTGATCCGCGAGGCGCTGCATCCCTATGGCCAGGACCTGACCCTGGTCACCAAGGTCGGCGCGGTGCGCGACGACAAGGGCGGCTGGCTGCCGGCCTTCTCGGCCGAGGCCCTGGAAAAGGCGGTGCACGACAACCTGCGCAACTTGGGTCTGGACGTCTTGGAGGTGGTCAACCTGCGCGCCATGTTCGATGTGCACGGCCCGGCCGAAGGTTCGATCGAGGCGCCGCTGAGCGCCCTGGCCCGGCTTCAGCAGCGCGGCCTGGTGCGGCACATCGGCCTGAGCAATGTGACCACCACGCAGATCGCCGAGGGCCAGCGCATCTGCCCCATCGTGTGTGTGCAGAACCAGTACAACCTGGTCAACCGCAGCGACGACGCCCTGGTCGACAGCCTGGCGAAGGACGGCATCGCCTATGTGCCCTTCTTCCCGCTGGGCGGCTTCAGCCCGCTGCAGTCGCAGGGCCTGTCGGAGGTGGCGACGCAGCTGGGCGCCACGCCGATGCAGGTGGCGCTGGCCTGGCTGCTGAAGCGTTCGCCCAACATCCTGCTGATTCCGGGCACCTCCTCGCTGGGCCATCTGCGCGAGAACCTGGCGGCGGGCGGCCTGGAACTGTCGGCCGAGGTGATGACGGCGCTGGACGGTGTTGCCGCCGGAGCCGCCGCGCACTGA
- a CDS encoding flavin reductase family protein — translation MQPPHLQPVELSKAYRLLNHGPTVLVSARHGGADDVMAAAWACALDFAPPKLTVVLDKATRTRELVEASGTFVIQVPTLAQARLTQAVGTRSLHDQPRKLADTGVELFELEGFDQPFVQGCSAWLACRLLPEPHNQQTYDLFIGEVVGAWADERVFRDGHWHFQTAPGALRSLHYIAGGQFYAIGESVLVPGPTPD, via the coding sequence ATGCAGCCGCCCCACCTCCAGCCCGTCGAACTGTCCAAGGCCTACCGCCTGCTCAACCATGGCCCGACCGTGCTGGTCTCCGCCCGCCATGGAGGTGCCGACGACGTGATGGCCGCCGCCTGGGCCTGCGCGCTGGACTTCGCGCCGCCCAAACTCACCGTGGTGCTGGACAAGGCCACCCGCACCCGCGAGCTGGTCGAGGCCAGCGGTACTTTCGTGATCCAGGTGCCGACCCTGGCCCAGGCGCGGCTGACCCAGGCGGTGGGCACCCGCAGCTTGCACGACCAGCCGCGCAAGCTGGCCGACACGGGCGTCGAACTGTTCGAACTGGAGGGCTTCGACCAGCCCTTCGTGCAGGGCTGCTCCGCCTGGCTGGCCTGCCGGCTGCTGCCCGAGCCGCACAACCAGCAGACCTATGACCTGTTCATCGGCGAGGTGGTCGGCGCCTGGGCCGACGAGCGTGTGTTCCGAGACGGGCACTGGCATTTCCAGACCGCGCCGGGCGCATTGCGCAGCCTGCACTACATCGCCGGCGGGCAGTTCTACGCCATCGGCGAATCGGTGCTCGTGCCCGGCCCCACGCCGGACTGA
- a CDS encoding MFS transporter codes for MTSTTQSTPPLEDHQADRDSRHAAIALGTTLPGDTVLYLLLPMFAASFGVSLAEAGLLLAANRLVRIAGYGWVVRFYARHGDRATCLLAVLAAAGCALGYATLSGFWWLLPLRLVWGLCFAALNLVTQALSTALARNSASRSGRSRAFIAAGPVLALPAGALLTQYAGPRAIFHVLAVVALCGLLAAHRLPRGVEALPPPTRRGPRLPNALDSWSFLEGFTLDGLFIIGLSFLGQELLPGGAVLAAGVLLALRYGGEIVLSPLGGRMAERWGAERLLVAMSLLTCVALVGFGCGWLWSCAGAIVVLRALQLPLIAPIVAHRYPGPARVQALAARSVWRDIGAGTGPLVAGLMLPIVSSAWLYGISAALLALAALACGRESRGRAAA; via the coding sequence ATGACCAGCACGACCCAGAGCACCCCACCCCTCGAAGACCACCAGGCCGACCGCGACTCGCGCCATGCCGCCATCGCGCTGGGCACCACGCTGCCGGGCGACACCGTGCTCTACCTGCTGCTGCCGATGTTCGCCGCATCCTTTGGCGTGAGCCTGGCCGAGGCCGGCCTGCTGCTGGCGGCCAACCGGCTGGTGCGCATCGCGGGTTATGGCTGGGTGGTGCGTTTCTACGCCCGCCATGGCGACCGGGCCACCTGCCTGCTGGCCGTGCTGGCCGCCGCCGGCTGCGCGCTGGGGTATGCGACGCTGTCGGGCTTCTGGTGGCTGCTGCCGCTGCGCCTGGTGTGGGGGCTGTGCTTCGCGGCGCTGAACCTGGTGACGCAGGCGCTGTCCACCGCGCTGGCGCGCAACTCGGCCTCGCGCTCCGGCCGCTCGCGGGCCTTCATCGCGGCCGGGCCGGTGCTGGCCCTGCCCGCCGGTGCGCTGCTGACGCAGTACGCCGGGCCGCGGGCGATCTTCCATGTGCTGGCTGTAGTCGCCCTGTGCGGACTGCTGGCCGCGCACCGCCTGCCGCGCGGCGTGGAGGCCCTGCCGCCGCCAACGCGGCGCGGCCCGCGCTTGCCCAATGCGCTGGACAGCTGGTCCTTCCTGGAAGGCTTCACGCTGGACGGCCTGTTCATCATCGGCCTGTCCTTCCTCGGCCAGGAACTGCTGCCCGGCGGCGCGGTGCTGGCCGCAGGCGTGCTGCTGGCCCTGCGCTACGGCGGCGAGATCGTGCTGAGCCCCCTGGGCGGCCGCATGGCCGAGCGCTGGGGCGCGGAGCGGCTGCTGGTGGCCATGTCGCTGCTGACCTGCGTGGCGCTGGTGGGCTTCGGCTGCGGCTGGCTGTGGAGCTGCGCGGGCGCCATCGTGGTGCTGCGGGCGCTGCAGCTGCCGCTGATCGCACCCATCGTGGCGCACCGCTATCCGGGTCCAGCCCGGGTGCAGGCACTGGCGGCGCGTTCGGTGTGGCGCGACATCGGTGCGGGCACCGGGCCGCTGGTGGCGGGGCTGATGTTGCCCATCGTGTCCTCGGCCTGGCTATACGGCATCTCGGCGGCCTTGCTGGCGCTGGCCGCCCTGGCCTGCGGACGGGAGTCGCGCGGCCGGGCGGCGGCCTGA
- a CDS encoding LysR substrate-binding domain-containing protein, with product MTDRLPPLNAVRAFVAAARHQSFTRAAVELHVTHSAVSRQVKSLESFLGTALFERRIRQVVLTSAGQAFFAEASAALAQIALAAAAFTRTTAPQAVRVNVRPSFAVRWLIPQLPDFVARHPGIEPQVVTSTAAPGRAKEGFDVAVRRGLQGWPPSIQVQPWLEDGAVVVGSPELLAATPLARAADLSAHVLLSARSRRSDWDDWLAVAGWRRGKPAGRLQFDHLHLVLQAAADGLGLAIAPLSLLGQDLARGRLLAPLPAQRLPLERYYLGLAPDAAPQAAVFVQWLLASPGFASTAA from the coding sequence ATGACGGATCGCCTCCCGCCCCTCAACGCCGTGCGTGCCTTCGTGGCGGCGGCACGCCACCAGAGCTTCACCCGTGCCGCCGTCGAGCTGCATGTGACCCACAGCGCGGTGAGCCGGCAGGTCAAGAGCCTGGAGAGTTTCCTGGGCACCGCGCTGTTCGAGCGCCGCATCCGGCAGGTGGTGCTGACCTCGGCCGGCCAGGCCTTTTTCGCCGAGGCTTCGGCGGCGCTGGCGCAGATCGCCTTGGCGGCGGCGGCCTTCACGCGCACGACGGCGCCGCAGGCGGTGCGGGTGAATGTGCGGCCCTCGTTCGCGGTGCGCTGGCTGATTCCGCAGCTGCCGGATTTCGTGGCGCGGCATCCCGGCATCGAGCCGCAGGTCGTCACCAGCACCGCCGCGCCGGGGCGGGCGAAAGAGGGTTTCGATGTGGCCGTGCGGCGCGGCCTGCAGGGCTGGCCGCCCTCGATCCAGGTGCAGCCCTGGCTGGAGGATGGGGCGGTGGTGGTCGGCTCGCCCGAGCTGCTGGCCGCCACGCCGCTGGCCAGGGCGGCCGACCTGTCAGCCCATGTGCTGCTGTCGGCGCGCAGCCGCAGGAGCGACTGGGACGACTGGCTGGCGGTGGCCGGCTGGCGGCGCGGCAAGCCGGCCGGGCGGCTGCAGTTCGACCATCTGCACCTGGTGCTGCAGGCCGCGGCCGACGGGCTGGGCCTGGCGATCGCGCCGCTGTCGCTGCTGGGGCAGGACCTGGCGCGCGGCCGGCTGCTCGCGCCGCTGCCCGCGCAGCGCCTGCCGCTGGAGCGCTACTACCTGGGCCTGGCGCCGGATGCCGCGCCGCAGGCGGCGGTGTTCGTTCAGTGGCTGCTGGCGTCGCCCGGTTTCGCTTCCACCGCTGCCTGA
- a CDS encoding bestrophin family protein, which translates to MIVRPRPHWIHLLFVRRGSLIRLIWQQQLAIVLLSCAVVWVHGQLFVFKVTLNASPFSLMGVAMAIFLGFRINASYDRWWEARKHWGALLVESRNLARLVLSAAAPQVDARPFVLGLAGFAATARNQLRGRAAADGTQGLLPAELQQQLTGARSAPTLVLLWLGRWLQVQRAPLQIDGHRMQVMDGSLNALSMAVGSCERIANTPLPFTYSVILHRSAYVYCALLPFGLVDSIGWMTPLVVAFVSYTFFALEALSDQIEEPFGLADNDLALDAMAAGVEAGLREMLGDTPAPAPRPDAELVLH; encoded by the coding sequence GTGATCGTCCGCCCCCGCCCCCACTGGATCCACCTTCTCTTCGTGCGGCGCGGATCGCTGATCCGGCTGATCTGGCAGCAGCAGCTGGCCATCGTGCTGCTGTCCTGCGCGGTGGTCTGGGTGCATGGCCAGCTCTTCGTCTTCAAGGTCACGCTCAACGCCAGCCCCTTCTCGCTGATGGGCGTGGCCATGGCGATCTTTTTGGGCTTTCGCATCAACGCCAGCTACGACCGCTGGTGGGAGGCGCGCAAGCACTGGGGCGCGCTGCTGGTGGAGTCGCGCAACCTGGCGCGGCTGGTGCTGTCGGCGGCCGCGCCGCAGGTGGATGCGCGGCCCTTCGTGCTGGGGCTGGCGGGTTTCGCCGCCACCGCACGCAACCAGCTGCGCGGCCGGGCCGCGGCCGATGGCACGCAAGGTCTCTTGCCTGCAGAGCTGCAACAGCAGCTGACGGGCGCCCGCTCCGCGCCCACGCTGGTGCTGCTGTGGCTGGGACGCTGGCTGCAGGTGCAGCGCGCGCCGCTGCAGATCGACGGCCACCGCATGCAGGTGATGGACGGCTCGCTCAATGCACTCTCGATGGCGGTCGGCAGCTGCGAGCGCATCGCCAACACCCCCCTGCCCTTCACCTACTCGGTGATCCTGCACCGCAGCGCCTATGTGTACTGCGCGCTGCTGCCCTTCGGGCTGGTCGACTCCATCGGCTGGATGACACCGCTGGTGGTGGCCTTCGTGTCCTATACCTTCTTCGCGCTGGAAGCCCTGAGCGACCAGATCGAGGAGCCCTTCGGCCTGGCCGACAACGACCTGGCCCTGGACGCCATGGCAGCCGGCGTGGAAGCCGGCCTGCGCGAGATGCTGGGCGACACGCCCGCGCCCGCGCCGCGGCCCGACGCCGAGCTGGTGCTGCACTGA